Below is a window of Pseudomonadota bacterium DNA.
TTCGGCCTGAGTCCGCGTGCAGCGGTCAGGCGACGACGTTGACCCCGTGACCGCCGCCCACCGGGCCTCCGGGAAGGTCGCGCTCTCCCTCGCCTGCGCGGCGCGCGGTTCGCCCCTGAGGCGAGCCCTGCGCCTCTCCAGGAACGGGGTGCCCGTCGCGCCCCCCACCCTCCGGTACCTGACCGGGTGCCGTGAGCCCCAGTGGGTCGAGACGATCGCGCTCTTCCTGCTCCTTGCCCGTGCGCAGCCGTCCCATGTCGATTCGCGTCTGCTCATCGGCGGTCTTCTGCTCGTGGCGCTGCCGGTCGGTCTGCTGCTCTCGCGTCGCTGTCGCCGACGCGAGCGTGGTCTTGCCGCTCATGACGTTGCCGGCCGCACTGTCGAATGCCTGCACCAGCTTGTCTCCCCGTTGTGCGGGCGGCCCGTCTGCGGCCTTCTTGAACATGGTGTCGACCCCGTGCGCGTCGATCTGCGGAACGTGATTCATGAGGTTGGCGGCCTTCTGGAAGGCCGAGACCTTGTTGTCGCCGTCCTTGCCGAAGTGCTGATCGACCGTTCCCATCACGTTGGTGACATCGCGCACAGAGAGCCCCTTGCGAGAGCCCAGGAGATCGGTGGCCGCGGCAAACCCGTCACGAAGGTTCGACAGACCGTTCTGGGTATCACGGCCGCCGAAGGTCTGCGACGTGACATCGACCAGCTTTGAGACATCGCCTGTGCCAAGGTCTGGTCGAGCCGTCAGCAGCCGGGCGCTGCGGTCGAACATGTCGAAGAGCGCCGCCGACCCCTCGGGTCCCCCTCCGCCCTTCGTGTTCCGGGTCGCCAGACCGATGCGTGACAGCAGCCCCGAGACGTCGGTGGGGCGGATGTCGGTGCGCACCTTGAGCAGGTCGAGCGACTTCGTGTACGCGGCCTTGGCCATGGAAGGGTTGTCGAAGAGCCGTCCCAGATGCCCGCGCAGGCTGGTCAGCTCACCGGGCTTGAGGTCGGTGCGCGCGTACAGCAGCTCACGCGACGCCCCATCGCGCACCGTGGAATCGAGATGTACCTTGCCGTCCTTGTCGCGGCTCAGAACGTCGCTGAGCTTCACATCGCTGCGATGGGTGAGCAGATCTGACAGCGAGTGCAGGCCGTCGCGATCCTTTCGCAGGGGAAGCAGATCACCCACCTTGAGATCGGAGCGGGTGTTGAGCAGCTGGCGAACCGTGGGCGCGTCTCCCCCGAAGATGCGCTGCAGCTCGGCGTCGGTCACGTCAGCGCCACCCTTGTCAGCGACCGATCCGCCAGCGCCCTTGGCTTCGGCGGTCTTTCCCTCCGACGCGCCCCCCGCAGCGTGCGCGGTCTCCTTGTCGTGGGCAGGCTCCTCGCCGTCCTCGCCGCTCACGAACCCGTGCCACGCGCGCTCTCGACCGTCGAGAGAGCGCTTGACGCCAAGCGGATCGGTGGCTGCGCCACCGCCCCCCGCGACCTGCTCGGGGGCCAGCTCACGACGCTGGGCATAGAGGGCAGAGAGGGCGCCAGGTCCGGCACCCGCGGAGAGGGGATCGAGGGTCACGCGCATGGCCTCCAAACGAGTTTCCCGTCTATCACGCACGGTTCTCGATTCGTCAACGGCTGCCCGTATCGAACCCTCGTTCGCGAAGCACCGCCTCGACCGCTCGCGGGAGAAGTCCATGCTCGGCCATCTGCACCCGCTCGCGAAGGCGCTCGAGGGTGTCATCAGCGTGCACCTCCACCGTTGTGCGCGCCACGACCCGCCCGCGGTCGACCTCGGGGGTCACGAGGTGCACGGTGGTCCCGGTGACCGAAGCGCCGGCCGCCAGCGCCTGCTCAAGGGCATCCGCGCCGCGGAAGGCCCGGTACCGCCGTCCATCGATCTGCACCTCGTCCTCTTCCGGGTCATCCGGCAGCAGCGAGGGGTGGAGGTTCACCACGAAATCGGTCGGGAAGCGCTCGAGAAAGCGACGGGAGAGCACGTGCATGAACCCGGCCAGCACCACGAGATCCGGACGATGTCGCGCCACCATGTCCGCGAGGCGCTCGTCGTAGTCTTCGCGGGTGCCGCCCGACGCGCGCACCGCCCCCAGGCTCAGGCACTCCGCACTGATGCCACGTCTGCGCGCGCGCTCGAGAGCGAAGGCCTGTGAGCGATTGCAGACCACGCCCACAATGTCTGCACAGACATCTCCATGCGCGCACGCTTCGAGCAACGCCTCGAGATTCGAGCCTCCGCCGCTCGCCATGACGACAAGACGAGCCCGTCGTGTCACGTGGACGCGGGCAGCCCGGCGACCGCGTCAACGGCCGACGGGGGGACGACGCGCTCACGCATGTCGCGCGGGTTGGGCCGCCCCGCCAGGTCGCCCTCTCCCGGGTACTCCCCGGTGAAGCAGGCGCGGCAGAGGTTGCTACGTGCGTAGCGCGTCGCCTCAACGAGTCCCTCGAGGCTCAGGTAGCCGAGGCTGTCAGCCCCGATCCATTCGCAGATCTCGGGCACCGACTTCTGGCTGGCGATGAGCTCGGCATACGTGCTGGTATCGACCCCATAGAAGCAGGGGTGAATCATGGGGGGCGACGTGATGCGCACGTGCACCTCGCGCGCCCCCTCGTCGCGCATGAGCTTCACAATGGCGCGCGTGGTGTTCCCGCGCACGATGGAATCGTCGATGATCACCACGCGCTGTCCCGCGATGTTGTGCGTGAGCGGGTTGAACTTGAGCTTGATGCCCACCTTGCGCAACGTGTCATCGGGCTGGATGAAGGTGCGCGCGATGTAGCGGTTCTTGATCAGCCCCTCGGTGTAGGGGATGCCGCTGCCGCGCGCATAGCCCATGGCGGAAGGAACACCGCTGTCCGGCACCGCGATGACGGCGTCTGCGTCGATCGGATGCTCGATGGCGAGACGCTCGCCCATGCGATGGCGCGCGTTGTAGATGGCGTCGCCCGCGATGATCGAATCGGGCCGCGCGAAATAGATGTACTCGAAGAGGCACAGGGCGTGCCGCGTCACCGGAACAGCCTGGATCGAGCGCAGCCCATCGCGATCGATGACAACCACCTCGCCCGGCTCGACCTCACGCACGAGCGTGGCGCCGATGGTGGCCAGGGCGCACGATTCCGACGCCAGCACCCATCCCTCCCGCGGACGCCCGTCTCCTGTGTCGGCAGCACGCCGTTCCACATCGACCTCGTTCGCCTCGACGCGCCGCTCGCTGTCGATGCGACCGATGCACAGCGGGCGCACACCCAGCGGATCGCGAAACCCCACAAGAGCGTCGACCGTGCCGATGACCACCGCAAACGAGCCACGCAGGCGGCGCAGGGTCTGCACGGCCTTCTCCCCCACATCGCTGCCGTCGGCCAGGGCGAACAGCTTGCCGATGACCTCGCTGTCACTCGACGTGTGGAAGATGCTTCCTCGCTCCACGAGCTCGGCCTTGAGCGACTTGAAGTTCGTGAGGTTGCCGTTGTGAGCCAGGGCCAGCGGCCCCAGGTGCGACTTGAGCATGATGGGCTGGGCATTGTCGATGCGCGATGATCCCGTGGTCGAGTAGCGATTGTGCCCCACGGCCAGGAACCCACGCAACCGCATCAAGATCTCGGGTGTGTAGATCTGCGAGACCAGACCCATCTCCTTGTAGCAATCGAACACATGCCCATCAGACACCGCGATGCCCGACGACTCCTGACCGCGGTGCTGCAACGCGAAGAGCGCGAAATAGGTGAGGCGCGCCACGTCTTCGTGCGGTGCATGGATGCCGAACACGGCGCATTCCTCAGGGGGACGATCTTCACGTTGCTCGAGAACGACGTCAGCGCACTCCCGCATGCCTTCAGCCCTTCCTTGCGGGCGACGCCTGGGCGCCGATGTCGCGACGGTAGTGGAACGCCGTGAGATCGTGACGCGCCAGCGCGCGATAGGCCTGCGCTCGCGCCGCGTCGAGATCGACACCGCGGCCTACCACGGTGGCGAGCCGGCCTCCTCGCGTCAGCAGGCCGCCCTCCGGCGCAAGTGCCGTGCCGGAGTGGAACACCTGCACCCCTTCCGTCTCCAGCGCGGGGAAGGAGAGACCGCTGGTGTAGGCGCCCGGATATCCTCTTGCGGCAACCACGACACCGCAGAGAGCGTCCTCGGTCCAGCGGGGGGTCACCTCGCCGAGACGTCCAGCCGCGGTGGCCTCCAGCAGTTCGAGCAGATCTGACTCGAGCGCGGGCACGATCACCTGGGTCTCCGGGTCGCCGAAGCGCACGTTGAACTCGAGCACCCAGGGGCCAGCGTCGGTGACCATGATGCCGAAGTAGAGAACACCGCGATACCCCAGGCGCTCTCGCCGAAGCGCTTCGATGGTGGGGTGGAAGACCTTCTGCATGATTGCGTCACGCTGCGCCGGCTCAAGCCACGTCGCTGGCGTGTAGGCACCCATGCCCCCCGTGTTGGGACCTCTGTCGGCGTCTTCGAGCCGCTTGTGGTCACAGGCCAGGGGCATCACCACGGCACTGTGCTCATCGACGAAGGCAAGCAGCGAGACCTCACGGCCTTCGAGGTACTGCTCGATGATCACCTCGTCGCCCGCGCTCTTGAAGTGCCGCTCGACCATCATGCGGCGCAGCACCTCTTCGGCCTCGCGCACGCTCGAGACAACGCTGACCCCCTTCCCCGCGGCGAGACCGCTCGCCTTGAGCACCATCGGGGTGGGCATCATGCGCGCCACCGCCACGGCGTCATCGAAACGCGTGCTCACGTGGAACGGCGCGGTGCTGATGCCGTTGCGCGTGAGGAACGCCTTGGCGAACACCTTGCTCGACTCGAGCAGGGCGCAGCGCTTCGACGGTGCGAACACAGCAAGCCCGGCAGCCTCGAATGCATCGGCCACACCCGCGGCGATGGGAACCTCAGGACCCACCACCGTGAAATCGACCCGCTCTCGGCGCGCCACGTCAACCAGTGCGGCCACATCGCCCTCGACCACCGGGACGCATCGCATCGGACAGCCCGCTCCGGGGTCGACGGCAATGCCACCGTTCCCGGGGGCAATCACCACCTCATCGACGCGCGGCGACTGGCGCAGCTTCCACGCCAGGGCATGCTCTCTTCCGCCGGACCCGACCACCATGACCCTCACGACTGGATCCTCCTCGCCGGACGCAACCGCTGCTGCGTGCTCATGTGGAGAGCGCGTCGATGCGCTCGAAGCGAACCAGAATGGTCTTGTCGCCCATGCGCATCTCGACGAAGCGCTCGTTGGCCAGCGTGATCACCCCGATCAGGTGAAACCCGGAGCCGTACAGATGCACCGTCGTTCCGGTCTCCAGCGCCTTCTGCAAGATCTGCACCATGCGATGCTCGAAGGTCAGGTTCTGCCGGTTCGCGCCTCTCTCGCCCTGCTCTGCCATGAAGAGCTCCTCCGATCTGATGTGCCGATGTCGTCGGCCTTATTCCCACTCGATTGTGCCAGGTGGCTTCGACGTGATGTCGAGCAGCACGCGATTGACCCCTCGCACCTCATTCACGATTCGATTGCTGATGCGCTTGAGCACCCCCCAGGGCAGCTCAGGCACATCTGCCGTCATGCCATCTTGCGAGGTCACGAGGCGCACCGAGACGACCTTGGCGAACGTGCGCTTGTCGCCCATGACCCCCACCGAGCGCACCGGGAGCAGCACGGCGAAGTACTGCCACAGCTGTCGATGCAGGCCCTCGGCCTCGATCTCGTGACGCACGATGGCGTCAGCCCCCCGCAAGGTCTCGAGCGATTCGGCGTCGATGGGCCCAGGCACGCGCACGGCAAGTCCTGGCCCCGGAAAGGGCTGGCGCTGCACGAACTCGTCCGGCAGGCCCATCTGACGACCGAGACGACGCACCTCGTCCTTGAAGAGCCTGCGGAACGGCTCCACCAGGCGGAACTTCATGTCGGCCGGAAGCCCCCCCACGTTGTGATGCGACTTGATGAGATCGGCGCGGGTCCCACCACCCGCACCGCTCTCCACCACGTCCGGGTAGAGAGTTCCCTGCAGCAGATGGGTGAACGTGCCCGCCTCCCCGTCAGCCACGGTATCGGCCAGCTCGCGCGCCGCCTCCACCGCCTGCTCTTCGAACACGCGCATGAAGACCTCACCGATGATCTTGCGCTTGCGCTCGGGCTCGGCCACGCCATGGAGCGATTCGAGGAAACGCGCCGAGGCATCGACCACCCGCACGGGCAGGCCGAGCGAGGTGAGCATGGCGGTGACCTGCTCGCGCTCATCTCTGCGAAGCACGCCATTGTCGACGAAGATGCAGAGCAGCCGATCGCCGATGGCCTTGTGCAGCAGCACCGCGGCCACCGTGGAATCGACCCCGCCGCTGAGCGCGCACAGCACGCGCCGGCCTGCAAGCTCGGCGCGCAGCGTCTCCACCGACTCCTCGAGGAAGGTGCGAGGGGTCCAGTCGAATGCGCATCCGCACGCGTCGAGGAAGTTGCGCAGGAGATGCACGCCACACGGGGTGTGCTCGACCTCCGGATGGAACTGCAATCCCCAGATCCTGCGATCTGCATTCGCCATCGCCGCAACGATGCCGTTCTCGGTGCGCGCCACGGGCACAAAGCCGGAGGGCAGCGTCGTCACGTGATCGCCGTGCGACATCCAGCACGACTCGTCTGGCTCGAGCCCCTGGAACAAGGAGCCCTCGTTCGTCTCCACACGGATTCGGGCAAAGCCATACTCCCGGCTCTTGCCGGGCTTCACCTCGCCCCCCAGGGAGTGAGAGAGCAGCTGCATGCCATAGCAGATGCCGAGAATGGGAAGCCCGCTGTCGAGCACCCAGTCAGGCAGAGAGCGAGCCCCCTCGTCGTACACGCTGTCGGGCCCGCCGCTGAGAATGATGCCGCGCGGGCGCCGGGCAAGCGCCTCCTCTCGGCTGATGGCGGGCGACACCAGCTCGCTGAAGACCCCCAGCTCACGCACGCGCCGCGCGATGAGCTGATTGTACTGCGAGCCGTAGTCGACCACGAGAATGCTCTCGTGGAGCACGCCACCCACGATGGGCGCGGCCTCGTCAACCGTCACGTGCGCGCCTGTCGGCGCCAGGGCCCGCTCGCTCATCGGCCCTGATAGTTCGGGGCCTGCTTGGTGGCCATCACATCGTGTGTGTGGCTCTCTCGCATGCCCGCTGGCGTGATGCGCATGAAGCGCCGCGTGTGCAGCTCATCGATGGTGCGCGCGCCCACATACCCCATGCCCGCCCGCAGACCGCCCACGAGCTGATGCAGGATCTGCGCCAGGCCGCCCTTGTAGGGCACCATCGCCTCGATGCCCTCGGGGACGAGCTTGTGTGAAGGCGTGCTGGCGTCGGCTCCGTAGCGGTCGCGCGAGAACTGCTTCATGGCGCCGAGCGAGCCCATGCCGCGGTACTCCTTGAAGCGCTCGCTCCCCACGACCACCACCTCGCCCGGCGACTCGTCGGTGCCGGCGAACATGCTGCCCATCATCACCGCGTCAGCCCCAGCGGCGATGGCCTTCGTGATGTCACCGCTCTGGGTGATGCCGCCATCGGCGATGACCGGTACCCCGTGCTTGCGCGCCGCCAGGGCGCACTCGAAGACGGCGGTGATCTGGGGAACGCCCACGCCGCTGACCACGCGCGTGGTGCAGATGGAGCCCGGCCCCATGCCCACCTTCACCGCGTCAGCGCCCGCCTTGATGAGCGCCTCGGCCGCCGCAGCGCTGGCGATGTTGCCCGCGATGACCTGCACCTGATGGCGCTCCTTCACCCAGGCCAGGGTGTCGAGCACGGCCTTCGAGTGACCGTGCGCCGTGTCGATGCAGATGAGATCGACATCGGCCGAGACCAGGGCGTCAACACGATCCCGGGTGTCGCCGCTGACCCCGACCGCCGCTCCCACGAGCAGGCGCCCGTGACGATCCTTGCTGGCGCGGGGGGCTTCAGCCTTCTTCTGGATGTCCTTGACCGTGATGAGGCCTCGCAGATGGAACTGCTCATCGACGATGGGCAGCTTCTCGATCTTGTGCTTGTGAAGAATCGAGCGCGCCTCCTCGAGGGTGGTGCCGATGGGCGCGGTGACGACCTGACGGGTCATGAGCTCTTCGATGGGCTGCGCGGCATCTTGCGCGAAACGCATGTCTCGATTGGTGAGAATGCCCACCAGCCTGCCGTCGGCCTGGGTGATGGGAATACCGCTCACACCGAATCGATCCATCAGCTCGAGCGCCTTCGAGAGCGGTTCGTGCGGAGGAAGGGTGAGCGGCTTGAGGATCATTCCGCTCTCCCAGCGCTTCACGCGATCGACCTCCTGCACCTGGGCGTCGATGGGCATGTTGCGGTGGATGATGCCCACCCCGCCCTCACGGGCCAGGGCGATGGCCATGCGCGATTCGGTGACGGTGTCCATGGCGGCCGACAGGATGGGTACCGCCAGGCTCAGCTCCCGCGTGACGCGCGTGCGGGTGTCGACCTCGGTGGGCACAACCTCGGAGTACTCCGGGACGAGCAGCACGTCATCGAACGTGAGGCCCTCCCTGCCAAACTTCTCCTCGAGCAGGCGCGCAACCTCGGTGTCGCGCGCCTCGGTGCAGTTCTGCATCAGCGGCTTCCTCCTCGTAGAGCTACGAACATCATCGAAGACCTCTCTCGTACGCGGCACGAAGCTCGTGCACAGAATGACCGAGCAGGCGATCGCCGCCCACCGCCCCGAGAACCGTCACGGGAACGCCATGGCGCCGAGCCAGTGTCTCGACCGCCTGCGGATCGCGGCTGCTCACCACCACCCTCGACGGCCCCTCGCCATACAGCAGGGCTGCGTCGCTCATGGGCAGTTCGACCTCGAGCCCCACGCCGCCCGCGATGCAGCACTCCGCGAGTGCCACGGCAAGCCCCCCCAGCGAGACGTCGTGCGCCGACACCAGCAGGCCAGCGCGGTGCATCTCGAGCAAAGCCTCGATGAGGCCGCGGTGGAACGCCAGATCGACAGGCGCCAGCGCATCGCTGCGACCCGCCGGATGGAGCGCGTCGAACTCGCTCCCCTCGAGCGCGCCACCCAGGGCTCCCAGCACGAGGGCCACGGCGCCCTCTGCGAAGGCCGTGGTGACGCGCTTGCGCACATCGGCGACCACACCGACCATTCCGATGGCAGGGGTGGGCAGCACGGCGCCCGTCGGTGATTCGTTGTAGAGCGACACGTTGCCGCTCACCACGGGGATCTCGAGGGCGGTGCAGGCTTCGACGATGCCCTCGATGCTCTCGACGAACTGCCAGAACCGCTCAGGCTTCTCCGGATTGCCGAAGTTCAGGCAATCGGTGAGCCCGGCCGGATCGCCGCCCACGCAGGCCACGTTGAGGGCAGCCTCCGCCACGGCCCTGCGCGACCCTTCGCGTGGATCGATGGCGCACCATCGCGGATTGCAGTCGAAGCTGAGCGCAAGCCCACGCACCTCGCCGCTCGGCTTCACGATGGGGAGACGCACCACCGCGGCGTCTCCCTGTCCCGGCCCCACGATGGTGTTGGTCTGCACCTGGTGATCGTACTGCTGGTAGATGGCGGCGCGGCTGCAGATGTTCGCGCTTGCGAGCATCGCGGGGAGGTGGGTTCCCGCCCCCTCCACGTGATCCGTCGGCGCGCCTCCGCCCACACGTTCCGGCGCCTTGCGCTCGAGAACGATGGCATCGCGCGTCGTCAGGGGCTCGACGGGAAGCTCAGCCACCACGACACCCTTGTGACGGATCGTGAGCGTGTCGCCCACCGCGGTCTCACCGATGACCTCGCAGGGCAACCCCCATCGGTGATAGATCTCGCGCACGTCGTCTTCACGGCCCTGCACCACGGCGAGCAGCATGCGCTCCTGCGACTCGCTCATCATGATCTCGTAGGCTTCCATGCCTTCCTCGCGAAGGGGAACCTTGTCGAGATCGACCTCCATCGACACCTCTCCCGCGGCCGCCATCTCGGCTGTGGTGCAGGTGAGACCAGCGGCGCCCATGTCTTTCACAGCCAGCACGGCCTCGCTCGCGATGGCCTCGAGCGTGGCCTCGATGAGACACTTGCCCGCGAACGGATCGCCGATCTGGACGGTGGGACGCTGATCATCGTCTTGAAGCTCGCGCGAGGCCAG
It encodes the following:
- the purN gene encoding phosphoribosylglycinamide formyltransferase, coding for MASGGGSNLEALLEACAHGDVCADIVGVVCNRSQAFALERARRRGISAECLSLGAVRASGGTREDYDERLADMVARHRPDLVVLAGFMHVLSRRFLERFPTDFVVNLHPSLLPDDPEEDEVQIDGRRYRAFRGADALEQALAAGASVTGTTVHLVTPEVDRGRVVARTTVEVHADDTLERLRERVQMAEHGLLPRAVEAVLRERGFDTGSR
- the purF gene encoding amidophosphoribosyltransferase, with protein sequence MRECADVVLEQREDRPPEECAVFGIHAPHEDVARLTYFALFALQHRGQESSGIAVSDGHVFDCYKEMGLVSQIYTPEILMRLRGFLAVGHNRYSTTGSSRIDNAQPIMLKSHLGPLALAHNGNLTNFKSLKAELVERGSIFHTSSDSEVIGKLFALADGSDVGEKAVQTLRRLRGSFAVVIGTVDALVGFRDPLGVRPLCIGRIDSERRVEANEVDVERRAADTGDGRPREGWVLASESCALATIGATLVREVEPGEVVVIDRDGLRSIQAVPVTRHALCLFEYIYFARPDSIIAGDAIYNARHRMGERLAIEHPIDADAVIAVPDSGVPSAMGYARGSGIPYTEGLIKNRYIARTFIQPDDTLRKVGIKLKFNPLTHNIAGQRVVIIDDSIVRGNTTRAIVKLMRDEGAREVHVRITSPPMIHPCFYGVDTSTYAELIASQKSVPEICEWIGADSLGYLSLEGLVEATRYARSNLCRACFTGEYPGEGDLAGRPNPRDMRERVVPPSAVDAVAGLPAST
- the purD gene encoding phosphoribosylamine--glycine ligase, whose protein sequence is MRVMVVGSGGREHALAWKLRQSPRVDEVVIAPGNGGIAVDPGAGCPMRCVPVVEGDVAALVDVARRERVDFTVVGPEVPIAAGVADAFEAAGLAVFAPSKRCALLESSKVFAKAFLTRNGISTAPFHVSTRFDDAVAVARMMPTPMVLKASGLAAGKGVSVVSSVREAEEVLRRMMVERHFKSAGDEVIIEQYLEGREVSLLAFVDEHSAVVMPLACDHKRLEDADRGPNTGGMGAYTPATWLEPAQRDAIMQKVFHPTIEALRRERLGYRGVLYFGIMVTDAGPWVLEFNVRFGDPETQVIVPALESDLLELLEATAAGRLGEVTPRWTEDALCGVVVAARGYPGAYTSGLSFPALETEGVQVFHSGTALAPEGGLLTRGGRLATVVGRGVDLDAARAQAYRALARHDLTAFHYRRDIGAQASPARKG
- a CDS encoding glutamine-hydrolyzing GMP synthase → MSERALAPTGAHVTVDEAAPIVGGVLHESILVVDYGSQYNQLIARRVRELGVFSELVSPAISREEALARRPRGIILSGGPDSVYDEGARSLPDWVLDSGLPILGICYGMQLLSHSLGGEVKPGKSREYGFARIRVETNEGSLFQGLEPDESCWMSHGDHVTTLPSGFVPVARTENGIVAAMANADRRIWGLQFHPEVEHTPCGVHLLRNFLDACGCAFDWTPRTFLEESVETLRAELAGRRVLCALSGGVDSTVAAVLLHKAIGDRLLCIFVDNGVLRRDEREQVTAMLTSLGLPVRVVDASARFLESLHGVAEPERKRKIIGEVFMRVFEEQAVEAARELADTVADGEAGTFTHLLQGTLYPDVVESGAGGGTRADLIKSHHNVGGLPADMKFRLVEPFRRLFKDEVRRLGRQMGLPDEFVQRQPFPGPGLAVRVPGPIDAESLETLRGADAIVRHEIEAEGLHRQLWQYFAVLLPVRSVGVMGDKRTFAKVVSVRLVTSQDGMTADVPELPWGVLKRISNRIVNEVRGVNRVLLDITSKPPGTIEWE
- the guaB gene encoding IMP dehydrogenase produces the protein MQNCTEARDTEVARLLEEKFGREGLTFDDVLLVPEYSEVVPTEVDTRTRVTRELSLAVPILSAAMDTVTESRMAIALAREGGVGIIHRNMPIDAQVQEVDRVKRWESGMILKPLTLPPHEPLSKALELMDRFGVSGIPITQADGRLVGILTNRDMRFAQDAAQPIEELMTRQVVTAPIGTTLEEARSILHKHKIEKLPIVDEQFHLRGLITVKDIQKKAEAPRASKDRHGRLLVGAAVGVSGDTRDRVDALVSADVDLICIDTAHGHSKAVLDTLAWVKERHQVQVIAGNIASAAAAEALIKAGADAVKVGMGPGSICTTRVVSGVGVPQITAVFECALAARKHGVPVIADGGITQSGDITKAIAAGADAVMMGSMFAGTDESPGEVVVVGSERFKEYRGMGSLGAMKQFSRDRYGADASTPSHKLVPEGIEAMVPYKGGLAQILHQLVGGLRAGMGYVGARTIDELHTRRFMRITPAGMRESHTHDVMATKQAPNYQGR
- the purL gene encoding phosphoribosylformylglycinamidine synthase subunit PurL is translated as MIRTENAHRALGLTDGEYDQICDILGRAPSATELAMFSVEWSEHCGYPRSRAFLARLPRKGRYAPMVGTDAGGIGIDGRTIVFKAESHNHPSQVEPHAGAATGVGGIVRDILSMGARPIALLDSLRFGALEDGRTASYVRGVVGGIQHYGNCIGVPTVGGEVTFHEAYAGNTLVNVMCVGLVEDGRRVMTSEAPPGAAVMYAGPRTGRDGIGGCSVLASRELQDDDQRPTVQIGDPFAGKCLIEATLEAIASEAVLAVKDMGAAGLTCTTAEMAAAGEVSMEVDLDKVPLREEGMEAYEIMMSESQERMLLAVVQGREDDVREIYHRWGLPCEVIGETAVGDTLTIRHKGVVVAELPVEPLTTRDAIVLERKAPERVGGGAPTDHVEGAGTHLPAMLASANICSRAAIYQQYDHQVQTNTIVGPGQGDAAVVRLPIVKPSGEVRGLALSFDCNPRWCAIDPREGSRRAVAEAALNVACVGGDPAGLTDCLNFGNPEKPERFWQFVESIEGIVEACTALEIPVVSGNVSLYNESPTGAVLPTPAIGMVGVVADVRKRVTTAFAEGAVALVLGALGGALEGSEFDALHPAGRSDALAPVDLAFHRGLIEALLEMHRAGLLVSAHDVSLGGLAVALAECCIAGGVGLEVELPMSDAALLYGEGPSRVVVSSRDPQAVETLARRHGVPVTVLGAVGGDRLLGHSVHELRAAYERGLR